The following are from one region of the Terriglobia bacterium genome:
- a CDS encoding nuclear transport factor 2 family protein encodes MRLQLIALLLLPFVLSAQTITPDKASSRPPQGAMNSQGGELSDDQRANLEEGIKHILLSQVEAWNHGKLEGFMQGYWHSPDLTFFSGATETRGWEPTLARYRQRYQAEGKEMGKLEFQKLDIDLLSRRSAVVTGEWHLTMSDGKQPHGLFTLIFKRIPPEGWRIVHDHTSAAE; translated from the coding sequence ATGCGCCTTCAACTGATCGCCTTGCTTCTGCTGCCATTTGTCCTTTCCGCCCAAACGATAACGCCGGACAAAGCTTCATCGCGCCCACCACAAGGCGCGATGAATTCGCAAGGCGGGGAACTTTCCGACGACCAGCGCGCCAATCTTGAAGAAGGCATCAAGCACATCCTGCTCTCCCAGGTCGAAGCGTGGAACCACGGCAAGCTTGAGGGCTTTATGCAGGGTTACTGGCACTCGCCCGATCTCACGTTCTTTTCCGGCGCCACGGAAACCCGTGGATGGGAGCCCACTTTGGCTCGCTACCGCCAGCGCTACCAGGCTGAAGGCAAGGAAATGGGCAAGCTTGAATTTCAAAAGTTGGATATCGATCTGCTGAGCCGAAGGTCCGCCGTAGTGACCGGCGAATGGCATCTCACCATGTCCGATGGCAAACAACCGCACGGACTGTTCACGCTGATCTTCAAACGCATTCCGCCAGAAGGCTGGAGGATTGTGCATGACCACACTTCGGCGGCGGAATAG
- a CDS encoding protein kinase translates to MMSLQTVGRYEITGELGRGAMGVVYKALDPTIGRTVALKTMRLDVHGLDAQEMVRRFQNEARAAGVLNHPNIVTIYDAGEQDGIFYIAMEFIEGTTLHELLAEKRVLATGEVLQLTRQICRGLDYAHSNSIVHRDIKPANIMITGNGTVKIMDFGIAKSGGQVTNTGQVLGTPNYMAPEQVKGRQLDGRSDLFSLGVILYEMLTGEKPFVGQNVTTIIYKIVNENPITPRDLDVTVHPGLSAIVTKALAKAPDDRYQTGADLVRDLENYKLAGPVRTGSTSAITPAPGAPEKTLVLPLRVVAGNTARVAGAAAPALAKKPVPVKRPTTAILSSKHSVLMATIVTIVVLGCAMGGYAYHRTQVKMRQLAEEAKIKEAQQAAREPIAIAIPAPTPEKKEEIAPDTTVKFFPTKKSTSAQKAAPAPFKATSSPNKVFVAQSELKLLSQPDNAKVEIDGWSEPNWVTPFTASHLAAGTHTIVFSKSGYLQQTKSVESVAGKSIDVSAQLAPAVSTIVVTSNPQGANVWVDGKDSGLTTPTQLTVEKGFHKVTVRKAGFKEMSMEDTVAEGQTMSFSPVLLSTNVQPEDGKSPNPLRRFFGTDTIPEGKGLVHIRTNPEGATIMVDGKAAPKKTNARWPADPGVYSIVLQMSGYKPVHRNIKVQKGKVVNIDELLEKQ, encoded by the coding sequence ATGATGTCTCTACAGACGGTTGGCAGATACGAGATTACCGGTGAGCTTGGTCGCGGCGCCATGGGCGTTGTGTACAAGGCGCTGGACCCTACGATCGGGCGGACCGTAGCGCTTAAAACGATGCGGCTCGACGTCCACGGACTGGACGCGCAGGAAATGGTGCGCCGTTTCCAGAATGAAGCGCGCGCGGCGGGCGTCCTGAACCATCCCAACATCGTTACTATTTACGACGCCGGCGAGCAGGACGGAATTTTCTACATCGCCATGGAGTTCATTGAAGGCACCACGCTGCATGAACTGCTGGCGGAAAAGCGCGTTCTGGCGACAGGAGAAGTGCTCCAGCTAACGCGGCAGATATGCCGTGGCCTGGATTATGCGCATTCGAATAGCATTGTCCATCGCGACATAAAACCTGCCAACATCATGATTACCGGCAACGGCACGGTAAAGATCATGGACTTTGGCATTGCCAAGTCTGGCGGGCAGGTGACGAATACCGGGCAGGTGCTGGGTACGCCAAACTACATGGCCCCCGAACAGGTTAAAGGCCGGCAGCTGGATGGACGGTCTGACCTTTTCAGCCTGGGCGTTATTCTTTATGAGATGCTGACCGGCGAAAAACCTTTCGTCGGCCAGAATGTTACGACGATCATTTACAAAATCGTCAACGAAAACCCGATCACGCCACGCGATCTGGATGTAACTGTCCATCCCGGTTTGAGCGCGATTGTCACCAAGGCACTGGCCAAAGCGCCTGACGATCGCTACCAGACCGGAGCGGACCTTGTACGCGACCTGGAAAACTACAAACTGGCTGGGCCGGTGCGCACCGGCTCAACTTCTGCCATTACACCCGCGCCCGGCGCACCGGAAAAGACCCTGGTATTGCCGTTAAGGGTGGTCGCCGGAAACACCGCCAGAGTCGCCGGAGCAGCCGCACCGGCGCTGGCTAAAAAGCCTGTTCCGGTAAAGCGTCCCACAACGGCAATTCTTTCCAGCAAGCACAGCGTTCTGATGGCCACCATTGTGACTATCGTAGTGCTGGGCTGCGCCATGGGAGGTTATGCGTATCATCGGACGCAGGTAAAGATGCGTCAGCTTGCGGAAGAAGCAAAGATAAAAGAAGCACAGCAGGCGGCACGCGAGCCAATAGCCATCGCCATTCCCGCGCCCACGCCGGAGAAAAAAGAAGAGATAGCGCCGGACACTACTGTCAAATTTTTCCCGACGAAAAAATCTACGTCTGCGCAAAAAGCAGCACCAGCGCCATTCAAGGCCACCAGTTCGCCGAATAAAGTCTTTGTCGCGCAAAGCGAATTGAAGTTGCTTTCACAGCCGGACAACGCCAAGGTGGAAATCGATGGATGGAGCGAGCCGAATTGGGTGACGCCGTTTACCGCATCGCATCTGGCGGCTGGCACGCATACGATTGTGTTCAGCAAGTCAGGCTATCTGCAACAGACAAAGTCAGTGGAGTCAGTGGCCGGAAAGAGCATTGATGTTTCGGCACAATTGGCGCCGGCGGTTTCCACGATTGTGGTCACCAGCAATCCGCAGGGCGCAAATGTCTGGGTGGACGGCAAAGACAGCGGCCTGACCACGCCGACGCAGCTAACCGTCGAAAAAGGATTTCATAAAGTCACGGTGCGCAAAGCCGGTTTCAAAGAAATGTCCATGGAAGATACCGTGGCTGAGGGCCAGACCATGAGCTTTTCGCCGGTATTGCTGAGCACGAACGTTCAACCTGAGGACGGCAAAAGCCCGAACCCGCTGCGGCGGTTCTTTGGCACCGATACCATTCCGGAAGGCAAAGGGCTGGTGCATATCCGGACGAACCCTGAAGGCGCAACGATCATGGTGGACGGCAAGGCCGCTCCCAAAAAGACGAATGCGCGGTGGCCCGCCGATCCTGGTGTTTACAGCATTGTTTTGCAGATGAGCGGCTACAAGCCCGTGCACAGAAACATCAAAGTGCAAAAAGGTAAAGTTGTCAACATTGACGAGCTTCTAGAAAAACAATAA
- a CDS encoding FHA domain-containing protein, with product MARLIISSPDGKNGILELNKPLITVGRGNANDLVLNDASVSRFHAVFKLRDNSIFVADRGSTNGIVLNDEKISKETELKNGDVALLGLYRLRLENVDDNGLQVRRGEWPSTLNNLMRDRPQQAALPRSSDTHSNELTDLAVRVKKLERENYLLTVLYEAGKALSSKLDLEHICEQVISLACLIEGVERGFVMLFDERGEVAKQTEVRYRDPASAGSRPQIILSTRVLELIRKERQPILIDDVSADERFSGSESLKISGLRSAMCAPLVGKDQLFGVLYVDNLEKASAFTQDELNVFALVAAQAGAAVDNAMAHEKIAQQSLQRSALERFLSPEVVEMVVANPDIRLGGVNQEVTVMFADIRGFTTMSETMEPSRVVEILNEYFTRVTDVIFDNGGTLDKYIGDAVMAVFGAPISKGNDAAAAVNSAMQIQRLLVELNRDAATREWPELRVGIGINTGNAIAGNIGSPRRLDYTVVGDAVNTAQRLMTNAAGGQILISESTARKLGKTGKTIDLERLPELKVKGRSEAVPVFRVNWVEESDETVVLPKKKRPARSASKSRKVST from the coding sequence ATGGCCCGCCTAATTATTTCGTCGCCTGACGGGAAAAACGGCATTCTGGAACTTAACAAGCCGCTCATTACGGTGGGCCGGGGCAATGCGAACGATCTCGTTCTGAATGACGCCAGCGTCAGCCGCTTTCATGCGGTCTTCAAGCTCAGAGACAACTCCATTTTTGTTGCCGACCGAGGCAGCACGAACGGCATTGTCCTGAACGACGAAAAAATCAGCAAAGAAACCGAACTTAAAAATGGCGATGTTGCCCTGCTGGGACTTTACCGGCTGCGCCTGGAAAACGTGGATGATAACGGACTTCAGGTCCGGCGGGGCGAATGGCCTTCCACACTGAACAACCTCATGCGCGACCGGCCCCAGCAGGCCGCGTTGCCGCGCAGCAGTGATACGCACAGCAATGAGCTTACAGACCTGGCTGTCCGCGTAAAAAAACTGGAACGTGAAAATTATCTGCTCACGGTCCTATATGAAGCCGGTAAAGCCTTGAGTTCCAAGCTTGACCTGGAACATATCTGCGAGCAGGTGATTTCGCTGGCCTGCCTGATTGAAGGCGTGGAGCGGGGCTTTGTAATGCTGTTTGACGAGCGCGGGGAGGTAGCAAAGCAAACCGAGGTTCGCTATCGCGATCCGGCTAGCGCCGGGAGCCGGCCACAGATCATCCTGAGCACGCGCGTGCTGGAGCTGATTCGCAAAGAGCGCCAGCCGATACTAATTGATGACGTGAGCGCGGACGAGCGCTTCAGCGGCAGTGAAAGCCTCAAGATTTCCGGCTTGCGCTCCGCCATGTGCGCGCCGCTGGTGGGCAAAGACCAGCTTTTTGGCGTGCTGTATGTGGACAATCTGGAGAAAGCCTCAGCGTTCACCCAAGATGAGCTCAACGTTTTTGCGCTGGTGGCGGCGCAGGCGGGCGCGGCCGTGGACAATGCCATGGCGCATGAAAAGATCGCGCAACAATCCTTGCAGCGTTCGGCCCTTGAACGCTTTCTCTCGCCAGAGGTCGTGGAAATGGTTGTGGCGAATCCTGACATCAGGCTGGGCGGCGTGAATCAGGAAGTCACTGTAATGTTTGCCGACATTCGCGGCTTTACCACCATGAGTGAAACCATGGAGCCGAGCCGGGTGGTGGAGATACTGAACGAATATTTCACGCGCGTCACGGACGTGATTTTTGATAATGGCGGCACCTTGGACAAATACATTGGCGACGCGGTAATGGCAGTGTTTGGAGCGCCGATCTCCAAGGGCAATGACGCGGCTGCTGCAGTAAATTCGGCAATGCAGATCCAGCGGCTGCTGGTCGAATTGAACCGAGACGCAGCGACGCGAGAGTGGCCGGAGCTGCGCGTAGGTATCGGGATCAATACGGGGAACGCCATTGCGGGCAACATTGGATCGCCACGGAGGCTTGACTATACGGTAGTGGGGGATGCCGTAAACACCGCGCAGAGGCTGATGACAAATGCCGCGGGCGGACAGATTTTGATTTCAGAGTCGACCGCAAGAAAGCTCGGCAAAACGGGCAAGACGATTGATCTGGAGCGGCTGCCGGAACTGAAAGTAAAAGGCCGCAGCGAAGCCGTTCCTGTCTTCCGGGTGAATTGGGTGGAGGAGTCGGACGAGACTGTGGTCTTGCCAAAGAAAAAGCGCCCCGCCAGGAGCGCTTCAAAGTCACGCAAGGTTTCTACTTAG
- a CDS encoding helix-hairpin-helix domain-containing protein produces MFHKNTRALAVLFMLSLFATGAFAQGGAAAGSKDAAKKTASSDASTKKTKKADLVDINAASKEELTALPGIGDAYSQKIIDGRPYKTKRDLVTKKIVPQATYDQIKDKIIAHHVGSSTDKKGGKKGAAATATPK; encoded by the coding sequence ATGTTCCACAAAAATACTCGGGCCCTTGCAGTTCTGTTCATGCTCTCGCTTTTCGCCACAGGTGCCTTCGCCCAAGGCGGCGCGGCTGCCGGCAGCAAAGACGCAGCCAAGAAAACGGCTTCGTCCGATGCCAGCACAAAGAAAACTAAAAAAGCGGACCTGGTCGATATCAATGCCGCCAGTAAGGAAGAACTCACCGCGCTTCCCGGAATCGGCGACGCATACAGCCAGAAGATCATTGATGGCCGCCCATACAAGACCAAGCGTGATCTCGTCACCAAGAAGATCGTACCCCAAGCCACCTACGACCAGATCAAAGACAAGATCATTGCCCACCATGTTGGGAGTTCTACAGACAAGAAGGGCGGCAAAAAAGGCGCTGCTGCCACGGCCACACCTAAGTAG
- a CDS encoding carboxypeptidase regulatory-like domain-containing protein, translated as MKAFPIRFYNMPVLPGGSMAQLFSLLPKLALFLLCLTSPVLLHAETISGTVLDPSGAVIVGARIEISGGELSQPIIFSSDERGRFVSPDLKPGNYSLRVTREGFEPLVKTVDLHGTAELELKLAIAKQREEITVSGKGRAYANSDPIYKQLRNIGLGDTFRIEDFTLHFDTATFHLQKGTLTLLNPVNGIVTGAIFIGEGHLNLKAVTALDGAELKRRSGSPEVDEDFTEAVFRFTGGERQEFLGGVKEKVETPGDAVSLFDRWKEKVRKTREVAQGFTEYLLHGETMDNVDADLLAAVYNPGHPPFMNAYLHGRKHKDMRFFMRTRVGALPQLDSPEEVALINYDQGAMDDGVWYLAHTQPEYAERRASSSEDRRLFATHGYKIETIISRNDHLFSTATISFEPLLAGERVLKFGLLPNLRVSRVVDDHAQDIYYVQESRKEDGSFYVILPQAPELGKQYSITVQYEGDKVLDSAGDGSYYVRARTSWYPNLNGFGEHALYDLTFKVPKKYKVISIGTLKDESIEQEYAVTHWVTPGPVAVAGFNYGNYQKLELADEKTGFKISGYYLTVLPDNLSHYSILQTMAPKSMTKYALEQTRAQLQLCNFFFGKIPYNEISITEQPDFNFGQSWPNLVYLPISAYTDSTQRWMLFGTINSKFTGFVQEVTPHEVAHQWWGHAVGWASYHDQWLSEGFAEFSAGLFLQQAVAGDWRKDYIEFWDRLQKRIVEKNNFGIAPNDAGPLWMGLRLISPRTANAYQNVTYPKGAYVLQMLRSIMYSPQDQDKPFIAMMHDFVESHSDKPASTESFKAIVQKHMSKTMDLAGNGRMDWFFNEWVYGTQIPKYHFDYQLSPADGGKVNLHMTITQSEVDDQFLMLVPVFADFGKGMVRIGQLGIKGNSSRSVDVPLPMQPKKVALNAYKEILER; from the coding sequence ATGAAAGCTTTTCCAATTCGCTTCTACAACATGCCGGTCCTGCCGGGTGGTTCCATGGCGCAGCTATTCTCTTTGCTGCCAAAGCTTGCGTTGTTCCTGCTTTGCTTAACGAGTCCGGTGCTTCTGCATGCCGAAACCATCTCCGGCACAGTTCTTGATCCTTCAGGCGCTGTGATTGTGGGCGCGCGTATTGAAATTAGCGGCGGGGAGCTTTCTCAACCAATCATATTTTCCTCCGATGAGCGAGGCAGGTTTGTGTCCCCTGACTTAAAGCCCGGTAACTATTCATTACGGGTAACCCGGGAAGGCTTTGAGCCGCTGGTAAAGACAGTAGATTTGCACGGAACAGCAGAACTGGAGCTGAAGCTGGCGATCGCCAAACAACGAGAGGAAATTACCGTTTCAGGCAAAGGCCGCGCTTACGCCAATAGCGATCCCATTTACAAGCAACTGCGAAATATTGGCCTCGGCGACACTTTCCGTATCGAGGATTTCACCTTACATTTTGACACTGCGACCTTCCATCTGCAGAAAGGCACACTGACGTTGTTGAACCCGGTGAATGGGATTGTTACCGGAGCAATCTTCATTGGGGAAGGCCATTTGAATCTCAAGGCAGTCACCGCGCTCGATGGAGCAGAACTCAAACGGCGTTCGGGAAGCCCGGAAGTTGACGAGGATTTTACCGAAGCCGTTTTCCGTTTCACCGGCGGAGAGCGCCAGGAGTTTCTTGGTGGAGTCAAGGAAAAGGTCGAGACTCCGGGCGATGCCGTCAGCCTTTTCGATCGCTGGAAGGAAAAGGTGCGGAAAACGCGCGAGGTAGCGCAGGGTTTTACCGAGTATCTGCTGCATGGCGAAACCATGGACAATGTTGACGCCGACCTTCTGGCAGCCGTTTACAATCCGGGCCATCCCCCTTTCATGAATGCCTATCTCCACGGCAGGAAACACAAGGACATGCGTTTTTTCATGCGGACACGCGTGGGCGCGTTGCCGCAGCTTGATTCACCGGAGGAAGTAGCGCTGATCAACTACGACCAGGGAGCGATGGACGACGGCGTCTGGTACCTGGCCCATACGCAGCCGGAATATGCGGAGCGCCGAGCCAGTTCGTCTGAGGACCGCCGGCTTTTTGCAACGCACGGGTACAAGATCGAAACGATCATTTCCAGGAACGACCATCTGTTTTCGACGGCAACCATTTCATTTGAGCCGCTGCTTGCAGGCGAGAGAGTACTCAAATTCGGGCTATTGCCCAACCTGCGCGTCTCCCGCGTGGTGGATGACCATGCACAGGACATCTATTACGTTCAGGAGAGCCGAAAAGAAGACGGCTCGTTTTACGTGATTTTGCCGCAGGCTCCGGAGCTGGGAAAGCAGTACTCCATCACAGTGCAGTATGAGGGAGACAAGGTGCTGGACTCAGCCGGAGATGGCAGCTATTACGTGCGGGCACGGACATCGTGGTATCCGAACCTGAATGGGTTTGGGGAACATGCGCTATACGATCTCACGTTCAAAGTCCCGAAAAAGTACAAGGTCATCAGCATTGGCACGCTGAAGGATGAATCGATAGAGCAGGAGTATGCAGTGACGCATTGGGTGACTCCTGGGCCTGTGGCCGTAGCGGGATTTAATTATGGCAATTATCAGAAACTGGAACTGGCGGACGAAAAGACGGGTTTCAAGATTTCCGGCTACTACCTTACAGTGCTGCCCGACAATCTGAGTCACTACAGCATTCTCCAGACGATGGCGCCGAAAAGTATGACCAAGTACGCGCTGGAGCAGACACGCGCCCAATTACAGCTTTGCAACTTTTTCTTCGGCAAGATTCCTTACAATGAAATCTCTATTACGGAACAGCCGGATTTTAACTTTGGCCAATCCTGGCCCAACCTGGTCTATCTACCGATCTCAGCCTACACGGACTCAACGCAGCGCTGGATGCTCTTTGGGACCATCAACAGCAAATTTACTGGATTTGTGCAGGAGGTAACGCCGCACGAGGTGGCGCACCAATGGTGGGGACACGCCGTGGGTTGGGCTTCTTATCACGATCAGTGGCTTTCAGAAGGGTTTGCCGAATTCTCCGCAGGGCTGTTTCTGCAACAAGCCGTGGCCGGCGACTGGCGCAAGGATTACATTGAATTCTGGGACCGGCTGCAGAAACGCATCGTGGAAAAAAACAATTTCGGCATCGCTCCTAATGATGCAGGCCCTCTCTGGATGGGATTACGCCTGATCTCTCCGCGCACGGCGAACGCTTACCAGAACGTTACCTATCCTAAAGGGGCGTACGTTCTGCAGATGCTTCGCTCCATCATGTATAGCCCGCAGGACCAGGACAAGCCGTTCATTGCCATGATGCATGATTTCGTGGAAAGCCACAGCGACAAGCCAGCGTCGACCGAGTCATTCAAAGCCATTGTCCAGAAGCATATGTCAAAAACCATGGACCTGGCGGGCAACGGGCGCATGGACTGGTTCTTTAATGAATGGGTTTACGGAACGCAGATACCGAAGTACCACTTCGACTATCAACTCTCTCCCGCTGACGGCGGGAAGGTAAATCTGCACATGACCATCACGCAGAGCGAGGTAGACGACCAGTTTCTTATGCTGGTTCCCGTTTTCGCCGATTTCGGCAAGGGCATGGTGCGCATAGGCCAGCTTGGGAT